The nucleotide sequence CGGCGGTCCGCAAGGCGGGCGTCCCGGTCGAGCTGGACCGGGCGGGCACCGAGGTGCCGCTGACCACCGAGGTGGCCCACGCCGCGTACCGGATCATCCAGGAGTCGCTGACCAACGTGCTGCGCCACGCCGGCCACGGTGCCGGGGCACGCGTGCGACTGGCGTACGGTGACGCGGAGTTGGTGGTGGAGATCGTCGACGACGGGCGCGGGCTGTCCGACGTGCCCGGCACCGGGCACGGGCTGGCGGGGATGCGCGAGCGCGCGGAATCGGTCGGCGGGACGATGGTCGCGGGCGGTCGCCCGGCGGGGGACGACGGCACGGGCGGGGGGTTCCGCGTGTCCGCCAGACTGCCGTACGCGCCGCGCGAGGCGGCGGAGAGCCGCAGGGTGCCGGACAGCCGGCGGACGCGCGGTCGGGGACGCGAACGGGAGGCACGATGATCCGCATCGGACTGGCCGACGACCAGGCGCTCGTGCGCACGGGGTTCCGCGCGCTGCTGGGCACCGAACCCGATTTCGACGTGGTCGGCGAGGCGGCGGACGGCGGCGCGGCGGTGGCCCTCGCCCGCGAACTGCGGCCGGACGTCCTGCTGATGGACATCCGCATGCCCGACGTCGACGGCCTCACCGCGACCCGCCGCATCGTCGGCGACCCCGAACTCGCCGAGGTGCGCGTGGTGATCCTGACGACGTACGCGGAGGACGCCAACGTCTACGGAGCGCTGTGCGCGGGCGCGAGCGGTTTCCTCGTCAAGGACGCCGAGGCGGAGGAACTGGTGCAGGCGGTACGCGTCGTCGCGCGCGGCGACGCGCTGCTGTCGCCCGCGATCACGCGGCAGGTGATCGGCATGTTCGCCCGTTCCGACGTCCGGCCGAACGCGTCCGGCGGGGACGTCGACCCGCAGGTGGACGCGCTCACCGAGCGCGAGCGCGAAGTGCTGTGCCAGATCGCGGCGGGGCTGGCGAACGAGGAGATCGCGCTGCGGCTGGGGATGTCTCCGTATACGGTCAAGACGCACCTGAGCCGCATGCTGGCCAAGCTGGGGCTGCGCGATCGCGCGCAACTGGTCGTCGCGGCCTACGAGTCGGGCTTGGTGCGGCCCGGGCACGGGGCGGCGTAGGGCGGCCGGCGCGGCGCGGCGGGTAATGCCGGGGAAGTAGTTCTGACGCGGTAGTGCGGTGGCGCGTACAGCCCGCGGGGCAGGGAGCGAACCCTTCCTCCGGCGGACGAGCCCGGTCCCCTTCGGCGCGAGGATCAAGAGCACGGCCCGTGCCCGGCTGCCCGGCCCCGCGTCCCCCGGACCATGCGGCGTGCGGACCCGTCGAGTTCAACGCCGCGAGAGGGGTCCGCCCGCAATGCGCCTGGACGAGCTGTTGCCCGAGTGGCATTTCCGCGAGCGCCACACCATCGAGATCGACGCGTACGCCGACACCGTCTTCCGGGCCGTGGAGGACGTGACGTGGCGTGAAGTGCCCGTGTTCCGGGCCCTGATGGCCGTGCGCTTCCTCGGCCGCGACCCCGCCGGCGCCGACGCGCGCATCGTCGCGTCGATGACCAAGGACGGTTTCGCGGTCCTCGATCGCCTCGACAACGAGCTGGTCATCGGCTCGGTCACCACTCCCGCGTTCCGGGCCACCGGCGTGCTGCCCCCCGACCTGCCGTCCGATGTGTTCGCCAAGTTCGACGCCCCCGGGCACCTCAAGATCGGCTTCAATTTCCTGCGGCGCGGCTCGACGGTGTCGACGGAGACGCGCGTGTGGGCCACGGACGAACGCACGCGGCGGCTGTTCCGCGCCTATTGGACGGTGATCCGCGCGCCGAGCGGGTTCATCCGCCGGGTCTGGCTCCACGCCGTCCGCGAACGGGCCGAGAACGAGCCTGTGTTCCTGTGAGACCCCGGTGCGCGTCGCGGGGGGTGCCCGGGCGAGGCCCGGACGCGCGGCGGAACCGGCGGCACCCCCGCGACGTCGCGGGGCGCCCCCGGTTCCGGGTGGTGGGCGGCGCGCGTCAGGCGGTCGCGTACACCTTCTCGACGAATTCGGCGAGCTGGCGGTCGGAGATGTTGCGGGCCAGGTCGGCCTCGCTGATCATCCCCACGAGCCGGTTGCCCTTGGTGGAGTCGATCACGGGGATGCGCCGGATCTGGTGCGTCTCCATCATGTCGAGGACGTCGGCGAGATCGGCGTCGGCGTCGCACCAGTGCAGCGTGCCGGCCAGTTCGCCGGCCGGCACCGCGGCGGGGTCGCGCCCCTCGGCGCAACAGTGCATGACGATGTCGCGGTCGGTGACCAGGCCTTTCAGCTTGTCGTCGGTACCGCAGATCGGCACACACCCGACGTCGAGGTCCTTCATCATCTTCGCGGCGTCCATGAGGGACGAGTTCTCCGAGACACACTGCGCGCCCGCGTGCATGACGTCGCGCGCCTTGAGGTTGGTCGCGTCCATGGCAGGCCTGTTCCCTTCGGTTGAAGACCGGGTTTTTCGATCACAACAGAGACCCGGCGGCTGCGCCACTCGGGGGAACCGGTCACGGCGGAGAACGCGTTGGGCCCCGGCCCGAACGGGGACCGGATTCCACCCCCGCGACCCGGCCGCCCGCCCCGGCGATCACACCGGGTATCCTCGTCTTCACCCATGGGTGTTGTGCCCCCGGCAGGAATCGAACCTGCGACCAAGCGCTTAGAAGGCGCCTGCTCTGTCCGCTGAGCTACGGGGGCTGGGCGATTGAGGATCATGCACGGGATCCGGCCGCGGCACAACACAATAGAGCCGGTTCACTCCGGTACTGCCCCTGCCGCATCGACCGTTACCTGATCAGACGCAGTTGGCGGCCAGAATGTGATCAGGACGCGCTGTCGTTTCGGCCAAAACGGACAAGGGCGACGTACGGCCTGCGGGCGGCCGTGCCCCATCGCGTCCGGTCGGGCGGGTCGCGGCCATGGATTTGCGAGGACACTCTCACATGAACACGACCGAACCCCTGCGCACGGCACTCATCGGGTACGGCCTGGGCGGGGCGGCCTTCCACGCGCCTTTCCTCGCGGCCCTGCCCGAGTACGAGCTGAGCGCGGTCGTCACCGGCAACCCGGAGCGCGCCGCCGCGGTGCGCGCGCGGTACGGCGATGACGTCGAGGTGATCCCCGCCGCCACCGAGCTGTTCGCCCGCGGCGACGCATTCGACGTCGCGGTCGTCACGGTGCCCAACCGCTTCCACGCCGCGTTCGCGCGCGAGGCGCTCGACGCCGGCCTGCACGTCGTCGTCGACAAGCCCTTCGCCGGCACCGCGCACGAAGGGCGCTCTCTCGCCGCCCTCGCCGAAGCCCACGGCCGCACACTGTGCGTGTACCAGAACCGGCGCTGGGACGGCGATTTTCGGACACTGCGCGGGCTCATCGCATACGGTCGGCTCGGCGCGGTCCACCGCTTCGAGTCCCGATTCGAACGCTGGCGTCCGGAACCCGTGCGCGACGCGTGGAAAGAGGACGCCGACCCGGCCGCGCTCGGCGGCATCCTCTACGACCTCGGCAGCCACCTCGTCGACCAGGCCGTCGCGCTCTTCGGCCGACCCCGCCTCGTCTACGCCGAACTCGACCGCGGCCGGCCCGGCGTCGTCGTCGACGACGACTCGTTCGTGGCCCTCACCCACGCCGGCGGAGTGCGCTCCCACCTGTGGATGAGCGCGACGGCCGCGGACCTCGGCCCGCGCCTGAGGGTGCTCGGCGGGAAGGCCGCGTACGTGAAGTACGGCATGGACGTGCAGGAGGCGGCGTTGCGGGCGGGCGGCGTCCCGGGGTCGCCCGGCTGGGGCACCGAGCCCGCGGACGCCTGGGGCCGCGTGGGCACACCCGGCGACGAGGAGGCCGTCCCGACGCTGCCCGGGGCGTACCAGGACTTCTACCGCGCGTTCGCCGCGGCGCTGCGCGGCGAGGGGCCGGTTCCGGTGCCGGTCGCCGAGTCGGTCACCGTGCTGGAGGTCATCGAGGCCGCGCAACGCTCGTCGCGCGACGGCGTCGCGGTGGCCTTGGGCGCGGGCGGGTGACGCGGCCGGGCCCGGCGGCGGGAGCCGGTGACCCGGGCGGTCGCCGTTCCGGAGGGCCGCGCCCTCCGGCCCCGACACCGTCGTCGACCCGGGTCCCGCGGCCGGAGGCACCGCCGTCGGCGGCGGTCGGCGGCCCGAGCCGACCCTGACGGCAAGTCACCGAAACGGGTGGGTGCCGTTCCGCCGGGATCGGGGGATGGTTCCGGGGTGGTGATGACGCGGTGAACCCGGGCGAGGGCGTTTCCGAGGCGGTCGCCCGCCTCTGGTACGACGCCCACGACGCGCGCCTCCCCCTCCACCTTCCCGGAGCCGACGAGGCCCGCCGCACCCGGCGCGAGCTTGTGGCCCAGATCGACGACTACGTCCTGCCCCGGCTCCGCCGCCCGGAGGCGCCGCTGCTGGCCGCGGTCGCCGGGCCGACGGGGGCCGGGCGTTCGACGCTGGTCAACTCGCTGATCGGACGCGAGGTCAGCCCGGCGGGGGTACTGCGCCCCACGACGCGCGTCCCGGTGCTGGTGTGCCGGGCATCGGAGCGCCACTGGTTCGCGGGCGCGCGCGTGCTGCCCGGGCTGCGCCGGGTCGCGGGCGGGCCGCGCCCGGCCGGCGAAGGGCCCTCGCTGGTGCTGCACGTCGACGACCGGGTGCCCGCCGGTCTCGCCGTCCTCGACGTCCCCGGCGTCGACGCGGTCGACGCCGACCGCGACCTCGCCGCCCGGCTGCTCGGCGCGGCCGACGTCTGGCTGTTCGTGACGACCCCGTCCCGCTACGCCGACGCCGTGCCGTGGCACCTGCTGCGCGTCGCACGCGAGCGCACCACCGAGATCGGGATCGTCCTCAACCGGGTCGGCGTCGGCGAATTCGACGAGGTGCGCGGCCACTTCGCGGCTCTTCTGGAGAACGCCGGACTGGGGCGCGTGCCGTTGTTCGTCCTGCCGGAGGTGCCGTTGGTCCGGCACATGCTCTCCCGCGGCAACATCGCGCCGGTACGCAACTGGCTGTACGAACGCGCCACCCGGCCGGCCGCGCGCGAGGCCGCCGTCCACCGCACACTCGGCGGAGCGCTGCGCAGCCTCCCCGCCCGCGCCGAGGTCGTCGCCCGGGCGGCCACCCGGCAGCACGCCGCCGCGGCCACCCTCGCCCGCTGCGTCGAACGGGTGTACGCCGCGGCGCACCGGCACCTGGACTCCGCGCTGCGTGCCGGTGAGCCGCTGAGCGGGGAGACGCTGGCCCGATGGCGCGCGTGGCACGCCGACGGCCTGCCCGGACCGGACGCCCCCGCGATCGAACGCGCGCTGGCGGACGCGGTCGCGACGCTGCTGCGCGATGTGGCCGAGCGGGCGGCGGAGGTCACGGAGAGGTGTTGGCGCGGTCGGCCGGGCGGGGCGGAGCTGATCGCGCGCACGGGCGGGCACGCCTGGTCCCGGGCCTCGGGGGTGTTCGCGCCCGGCCCGTACGGCGCGCCGGGGCCCTCGCCGGAGGCGCCGCGGGCCTTTCCGGGGTACCGCGGCGCGGTCGGGCCCGGGGGCGGCGTCGGCCGCCGGTTCGGCTCGGCGTCACCCGCGCCGCTGGTCGTGGCCGACACCATCGCGGGCGGTGACGCGTACCGCGACGTTCTCGCCGCCGGATCCCCGCTCCCGGGAGGGTCCCCGGCCGACGCCGCGGCCGAGACCGTCGCGGCGTGGCTCGGCGAGACCGCGGCGCGTGTCCCCGACGGAGCGGCGGCTCCGCGGAGCGACGCGGTCCTTGTCGTCGTCGCCGCGCTGGGGCCGACGCACGGTGACGGCACCGCGCGGTCACGCGCGGAGGTCCCGCGGGCGGCGCACGCGGCGGCCCGCCGAGCGCACGCCGCCCTCACCCCCGAACTCGCCGCACACATCGCGCCCGTGCGCGCGGCGCTGCGCGAGCGCGCCGGCGCTTTCGTCGACGCCGAACGCGAACTGCGCCTGCGGGCCGTCCGCGTGCTGCGGACGAACGCGGGCAGAGGAGTGGAAGAGACGGACGACGCGGCGCCGGGAGCGGGGTGAGGGACGTGATCGACCGCTTCACCGGCGCGTACCCCGGATACGACGTCGGCACCGAGGAGGAACCCGCGCGCCTGCTCGCCCGGTTGTCCGCGCTGGCCCGCATGATCGAGATCGGCGAGGGGCGGCTGCCCGCCGAACACCTCGCCGAGGCACGGGCGTTGGTCGACCGGGCCGAGGTCCGGCTGCGTACCGCCCCGCAGCACGCCGTGATCGCGCTGGCCGGGGGCGGCGGAGCCGGCAAGTCGACGCTCTTCAACGCGCTCGTCGGGCTCGACCTCGCGAAGACGGGGGCGCGGCGGCCCACCACGGTGACGGCGCTCGCGTGTGCGTGGGATCCGAAGGGTGCGGGGCCGCTGCTCGATCTGCTCGGCATTCCGCGCGGACGCCAGATCCCGAGGCACGGCGCGCTGGACGCGTCGGGACCGCTGTGGGAACCGGTGCTGTCCCGGCTCGTGCTCGTCGATCTGCCCGACCATGACTCCGTCGAGGACGAACACCGCGCCGACGTCGACCGTTTCGCGGCGGCGGCGGACCACGTGATCTGGGTGCTCGACCCGCAGAAGTACGCGGACGCGCCGGTCCACGAGCGCTACTTGCGCCCTTTGTCGTGCCACGGCGACGTGATGACCGTCGTGCTCCACCAGACGGACCGGCTGCCCGAGGGCGGCACCGAGGCCTGCCTCGCCGACCTGCGGCGGCTGCTCGCCGCGGACGGGCTCGCCGGAGTGCGGGTGGTCGCGACGTCCGCGGTGACCGGCGAGGGCCTTCAGGAGCTTCGCGACATCGTCACCGGGATCGCCGCGGGACGCCGTGCGGCGGTGCTGCGCCTGTCGGCCGACCTGGACCGCGTCGCCGAGGGCTTCGACCGGGAGTTCGCCGGGCCGGTGCCCGGAGCCGAGACGGTGCCGGACCGGGTGCGGGCGGACCTGGTGGACCGGCTGGGCTCGGCCGCAGGGATCGGGGCCGCCGCGGCGCCGCGGGGTGATCGGGCGGGTGGACCGGGTACGGGACGCGCGGTTCGTCGTCGTCCGGGGCCGGGCCGTGCCGGCCTCGGCGGTGCGGACGTCGACCCCGGCGACGGCCGGGCCGACGGACCCGAGGCGGATCCGCCGGGAGTGCCCGTGCAGACCCACCGGGTCGACCTCGCGGTGCGCGGCGCGGCGGCCGAGCTGACGCGCGGCATGCCCGAGCCCTGGGCCGACGGAGTGCGCAGGGTCCTCGGACGCAGCGTGCGGCGTGTGTCGGCCGTGCTGGCCACCGAGCTGTCCGTCGCGCCGGTCGAGCGCCCGGCCCTGCCCGCGCGCGTGCGGGCGGCCGTCTGGTCCGTGCGGGCGGGGGCCGTGCTCGCGGTGGTCGGTGTCGTCGGCCTGGTGCTCGCGGCTGCCGGGGCCGAACCGTTCGGCGGCGACAGCGCGTTGTACGCGGGCCTGCTTCCGCTGGTCGTCGGGGTGCCGCTGACGGTGGCGGGCGGGTACGCCGCACGCACGTGGCGCGCCGCCTCGGACCGCGCCCGGCGCGAGGCCGTGCGCCGCGAGTTGTCCGGACGGGTCGCCGACATCGCCGACGAATACCTGGTGCGGCCCGCGACCGGGGAACTGGAGCGGTATCGCGAGGCACACGCGTTGTTCGTCGCGGCCCGGGAGCCGTTGCACGTGCGGTGACCGCGCCCGCCCGGCGCCTCACACGCACCTCCGCGTCGCCATCCCTCGTCCGGGTGATCCGCGTTGTCCACAGCCGAGGTTGTCCACAGTTTCCCGCGGGCGGTCCGGTCGGTGGCGCGGTTTCGGTGATGGTGGACGCACGGCACCGACCGGCGCCGCCGGCAGTGCGGGCGCCGGGCGGGTCACCGGAAACCGCGCCCGGATCCCGGACCGGATCCCGGACCCGGATCCCGGACACCGCAGACGAGAAGCGAGGAAGGCCGCTTTGTGAACGACACCTACGTGACCCTGGTCGGCACCGTCGTCACCGACGTGTATTCGGCCACCACGCCGAGCGGGGTTCCGCTCGCCCGATTCCGCTTCGGGGTGTCGCCGCGCAAATTCGACAGGGAGACCAGCACATGGACCTACGGCGAGTCCAGCTACTACTCCGTGGTCGCCTGGCGGCGGCTCGCGGAGCACACACTCAGCTCCGTCGAGAAGGGGGACCCGCTGGTCATCACGGGCCGGCTCAACGTGCGGACATGGCAGCGCGACGACCACTGGCACACCAAGGTCGAGGTCGAGGCGTCCTCGCTCGGGCACGATCTCGCGCGTGGCACCGCGCGGTTCACGCGGGCCCGCCCGCGCGAGGCCCGGCCGGAGCAGCCCGCAGCGGTCCCGCCGCTCCCGACCACGCCGCGGGGGGAGACCGCGTCGCGGGCGGCCTAGCTGTACTGCCCTGTGAGGTTGGTGACGCGGCTGGCGGGTGGTTTGCCGCCGAGTGCGGTGTGTCCGCGGTGGTGATTGTAGGAGTGGAGCCAGGGGCCGAACGCTTCGCGGCGTTCGGCCTCGCTCCGGTAGGCGGTGGCGTAGGCCCATTCGTCGAGCAGGGTGCGGTTGAACCGTTCGACCTTGCCATTGGTCTGCGGCCGGTAGGGCCGGGTGCGTTTGTGTGTGATTCCTTGCGCGGCAAGGGTGTTGGCCCACAGTTTCGAGCGGTAGCACGAGCCGTTGTCGGTCAGCACGCGTTCGACGGTGACCCCGGCCTCGGCGAAGAACGCCCGGGCGCGGGTCCAGAACGCGATGGCGGTCTCCTTGCGCTCGTCGCCGTGGATCTCGCTGTAGGCCAGGCGGGAGTGGTCGTCGACGGCGTTGTGGAGGTAGGCGTAGCCGGTGCCGGTGGAGTTCGGCTTGCCGGCCGCGCGGCCGAGTGCGCGGTGACCGCCGCCGTCGGGTATCCGGCCGAGCTTCTTGATGTCGACGTGGACCAGTTCGCCCGGCGCGGCGCGTTCGTAGCGGCGGACCGGGCGGCCGGTGGTGCGGTCCAGGTGCGCGAGCCGCGCGAGGCGGTAGCGGGTCAGGACGCGGTGCACGGTGGACGGATTCAGCCGGAGCAGGTAGGCGATCCGGGCCGGGCCCCAGCGCTTGAGGACCCGGACCTTGACGATCCGGCGTTCGGTCCGCGTCGGGGTCCGGCGCGGGCTGGCGTGCGGACGCGAGGAGCGGTCGCGCATGCCGGCCTCGCCGTGTTCGCGGTAGCGCGCCGCCCAGCGGCGCGCGGTGGTGTGCGAGACCTGGAAGCGTTCCGCCGCACGGCGCGGCGGCCAGCCGTCCACGACGATGCAGCGGGCCAGACGCAGCCGGCCGGTCTCGGACAGAGGTGCATTACGGTGGAGCATGAGGGCCTTACTTGCAGTCGGTGCAGATGTCGCAATCCACACCGAACAAGGAAGGCCCTCACCTGTTCAACCCCGCACCCTCGTGCGATCCGTCACCAACCTCAATGGGCAGTACACCTAGCCGACGACGCGGGCCGCGGTGACGAGCGCGGCTACGCGGACCAGTCGCGGGCCGGTGTGATGCTCACCCGGCCGAAGTCGAAGCGGTTTCCCCGGGTGCGGGCCGCGTCGATCACCACGGCGTCGAAGAGACAGCGCATCACGGCGTTCATGCGCGCGTGGTCCTCTTCCTTGCGCAGCAGGGCCCAGGCGTCGCGGGCGCCGGGGCCGGTGAGGCCGTGCAGGACGTCGGTGCTCGGACGCGGCGTGCGCCGGGCGGGAGCGCGGTCGATACGGGCCCGCACCGCCTTGCGCATCGCGCGGTATTCCGCGGTTGACAACTCGCGGGCGTCCCACATCGCCCGGAGTTCCGCGAGTCGGGTCTCGTCGTCGTCGGCGGCCCGGTCCGCCGCGTCGTCGTGTACGGGGGGTGCCGCCGCCGGGCGGTCGGGGGCGAGCGTCTCCAGGATGTCCAGCGCCGCGTTCGTCACGAAGGCGTCCAGGGTCGCGGCCCCCGCCGCCCGTCCGCACAGGTCGCCGCCCAGCCGTTGCAGGCGATTGCACAGGTACCGGCCACCCGACCCGCCCATATGCGTGCCGCAGGACTTGCAGGTGACGAGCCCGCGCAGCAGGTAGAAGCGTCGCGGCGCGGATCCGGTCGGGTCCGCGTAGGCGGAGCGGATCGACCGGCGGCGGGCCTGGACCTCGGTCCACAGGTCGAGCCCGATGATCGCGGGCCAGTCGCCGTCGCCGATCTCCTCGCCCCGGAACACCTGGATTCCGGCGACGTGGCGGTTGTTCAGGACGGCGCGCACGGTGTAGTCGTTCCAGATGTTGCCCTGCGCCGTCCGCTCGTCGCGGGCGTTGAGGTCCTTGGCCAGGTCGCGCACGGTCGCACCGTCGCGGTAGCGGGTGAAGATCTCGCGCACGATCGCGGCCTCGTGCTCGATGACCGTGCGCTGGTCGGCGGCGTACCCGTAGCGGCGCTTGCCGCCGTGCGGCCTGCCCTTGCGCGCGCGTTCCTCGGTGGTGGCACGGGCCCGCCGCGACGCGTCGTCGGCGCTGCGGCACGCGCGTGCGATCTCGCCCCGGAGCAGGGACCGGTCGCCGGCGTCGGCGAGGTCGCGCCCGCCCGCCCGGCCGTGCGGGGTGACATCGTGGGCCTCGGCGACGTCCAGCAGCTCCGCCAGGTCGTGCGGCTGCCGGAAGAAGCGGTCGGGGGCGTACACCAGGACGTGCCGGGCCCTCCCGTCCCGCACGGCGCGGATGAAGGCGTCCCAGCCCGGGCGCCTCCCGTCGCGCTGCCAGGCGGAGCGGCTGTGGTCGACGAAGACCAGCGCGTCGTCGACGAGGAGGCCGAGCTTTTCGGCGGCCCGGCGGCACGACAGCTCCTGGCGGCCGACCCCGGTGTGGTCCTCGTCCCGGGCATGAGAGATTCGGCAGTAGATTGCTGCCGGTTCTCCGCGTCGGCGCGAGCGCGCACGCGCTTCGCGGCGGGTGCCTGCCAGGGGAGCGTCCGGGCGGTCTCGCAACGGATGTCGGCTGTCGCCGTCACTGGCCCGGTCCGGCTCTGCGTCCATACGAATAGGATACGGTTGAGGTATGGCGGAGTTCATTTACACGATGCGCAAGACCCGCAAGGCGCACGGCGACAAGGTGATCCTTGACGATGTGACCTTGTCGTTCCTGCCCGGCGCCAAGATCGGTGTCGTGGGGCCGAACGGCGCGGGCAAGTCGACCGTGCTCAAGATCATGGCGGGCCTGGAGCAGCCCTCCAACGGCGACGCCTTCCTGGCACCGGGCTACACGGTCGGCATGCTCCTGCAGGAGCCTCCGCTCAACGAGGAGAAGACGGTCCTGGAGAACGTCCAGGAAGGGGCCGCCGCCACGCTCGGCAAGCTCAACCGGTTCAACGAGATCGCCGAGCTGATGGCCACCGACTACTCCGACGCGCTCATGGACGAGATGGGCAAGCTCCAGGAGGACCTGGACCACGCCAACGCGTGGGACATCGACGCGCAGCTCGAACAGGCCATGGACGCCCTCGGGTGCCCGCCCGGCGACTGGCCGGTCACCAACCTGTCCGGGGGCGAGCGCCGCCGCGTCGCGCTGTGCAAGCTCCTGCTCGAGGCGCCCGACCTGCTCCTGCTGGACGAGCCGACCAACCACCTCGACGCCGAGTCGGTGCAGTGGCTCGAACAGCACCTGGAGAAGTACGCCGGCACCGTCGTCGCGGTCACCCACGACCGGTACTTCCTCGACAACGTCGCGCAGTGGATCCTGGAGCTCGACCGCGGCCGGGCGTTCCCGTACGAGGGCAACTACTCGACGTACCTGGAGACCAAGCAGACGCGTCTCAAGGTCGAGGGCCAGAAGGACGCCAAGCGCGCCAAGCGGCTCAAGGAAGAGCTGGAGTGGGTCCGCTCCAACGCGAAGGGCCGCCAGGCCAAGAGCAAGGCGCGCCTCGCCCGCTACGAGGAGATGGCCGCCGAGGCCGAGAAGATGCGGAAGCTGGACTTCGAGGAGATCCAGATCCCGCCGGGCCCGCGCCTGGGCAGCGTCGTCATCGAGGTCGAGAAGCTGGGCAAGGCCTTCGGCGACAAGATCCTGGTCGACGACCTGTCGTTCACCCTGCCGCGCAACGGCATCGTGGGCGTCATCGGCCCCAACGGCGCCGGCAAGACCACGCTGTTCAAGATGCTGATCGGCATGGAGAAGGCCGACAGCGGCAGCATCAAGGTCGGCGAGACCGTCCAGGTCTCGTACGTCGACCAGGGCCGCTCGAACATCGACCCGAAGAAGACGCTGTGGGAGGTCGTCTCCGACGGTCTCGACTACATCAACGTCGGCCAGGTCGAAATGCCGTCGCGCGCCTACGTGTCCGCGTTCGG is from Yinghuangia sp. ASG 101 and encodes:
- the ettA gene encoding energy-dependent translational throttle protein EttA; its protein translation is MAEFIYTMRKTRKAHGDKVILDDVTLSFLPGAKIGVVGPNGAGKSTVLKIMAGLEQPSNGDAFLAPGYTVGMLLQEPPLNEEKTVLENVQEGAAATLGKLNRFNEIAELMATDYSDALMDEMGKLQEDLDHANAWDIDAQLEQAMDALGCPPGDWPVTNLSGGERRRVALCKLLLEAPDLLLLDEPTNHLDAESVQWLEQHLEKYAGTVVAVTHDRYFLDNVAQWILELDRGRAFPYEGNYSTYLETKQTRLKVEGQKDAKRAKRLKEELEWVRSNAKGRQAKSKARLARYEEMAAEAEKMRKLDFEEIQIPPGPRLGSVVIEVEKLGKAFGDKILVDDLSFTLPRNGIVGVIGPNGAGKTTLFKMLIGMEKADSGSIKVGETVQVSYVDQGRSNIDPKKTLWEVVSDGLDYINVGQVEMPSRAYVSAFGFKGPDQQKPAGVLSGGERNRLNLALTLKQGGNLLLLDEPTNDLDVETLSSLENALLEFPGCAVVVSHDRWFLDRVATHILAYEGESKWFWFEGNFESYEKNKVERLGAEAARPHRATYKKLTRG